A region from the Leptolyngbya iicbica LK genome encodes:
- the nhaC gene encoding Na+/H+ antiporter NhaC, with protein MTDSPSAAPRPVREPSILDATIPLVMLILLIGGAVFLFGLNAIDGPVQVALLLSSMVAALIILKNGHSWGEINAAGGQAISSIVSAIFILLAVGALIGTWNMAGTIPTLVFYGIQILQPSWFYLATGIICGIVSSAIGSSWTTVGTIGVGLVGIASLLGVSPVVTAGAVISGGYFGDKTSPLSETTVLSAQLAGVDIYTHIRAQLWTSGPAFMLALIVFAIIGSQTEVVEGVETVTDLAQLDQIFWITPLALIPLLILGILSFRKVPASLAIMMAALVGGLTAIILQPQVVVRFVDEPDLATPLVFIKGVWMAMANGYQETSGIADIDRLLSRGGMDSMLYTLWIIIGAVTFGSLMEEFGLLARLINPVLLRARTTGKLFLTIVFTAIGLNIFAGDQYIALVLPVRIFKVEFQKRGLQPQNLSRVAADAGTVTSPLVPWNSCGAFMAATLGVSTFLYLPYCIFNIASPLLSLGYGITGFKIEKLPVARLNET; from the coding sequence ATGACTGATTCCCCTTCTGCCGCTCCTCGCCCCGTTCGAGAACCGAGCATTTTAGACGCCACAATTCCTCTGGTGATGTTGATCCTGTTGATTGGTGGGGCAGTTTTCCTATTTGGGCTGAACGCCATTGATGGCCCGGTGCAGGTAGCCTTGCTGCTTAGCAGTATGGTGGCAGCTTTGATCATTCTCAAAAATGGTCATTCCTGGGGTGAGATCAATGCCGCTGGCGGGCAAGCCATTTCCTCGATTGTCAGTGCCATTTTCATTCTGTTGGCGGTGGGTGCGCTGATCGGCACTTGGAACATGGCCGGGACAATTCCAACGCTGGTGTTCTACGGCATCCAAATTCTTCAGCCCAGTTGGTTTTACCTGGCTACCGGCATCATCTGCGGCATCGTTTCGAGCGCGATCGGCAGTTCTTGGACGACGGTGGGCACCATTGGCGTTGGCTTGGTCGGCATTGCCTCCCTACTGGGCGTTTCGCCGGTGGTGACTGCCGGGGCCGTCATTTCCGGTGGTTACTTTGGGGACAAGACCTCCCCCCTGTCGGAGACGACGGTACTCAGCGCCCAGTTGGCCGGGGTCGATATTTACACCCACATTCGCGCCCAGCTCTGGACTTCGGGGCCAGCCTTCATGCTGGCGCTCATCGTGTTTGCCATTATCGGCAGTCAAACTGAGGTGGTCGAGGGGGTTGAAACCGTGACCGATTTGGCGCAGCTCGACCAGATTTTTTGGATTACGCCGTTAGCTCTAATACCGCTGCTGATCTTGGGGATTCTCTCGTTCCGCAAAGTCCCAGCCTCGTTAGCGATCATGATGGCCGCGCTGGTGGGTGGCCTCACCGCCATCATTTTGCAGCCGCAGGTGGTGGTGCGCTTTGTCGATGAGCCCGACCTGGCCACGCCGCTGGTGTTCATCAAAGGCGTTTGGATGGCGATGGCCAACGGGTATCAGGAGACGTCGGGGATTGCCGATATTGACCGACTGCTATCTCGTGGCGGCATGGACAGCATGCTCTATACTCTGTGGATCATCATCGGGGCAGTCACGTTTGGCAGTTTGATGGAGGAGTTTGGGCTGTTGGCCAGACTGATTAATCCCGTACTGTTGCGCGCCCGGACGACGGGCAAGTTGTTTTTGACGATCGTCTTTACTGCGATCGGGCTCAATATCTTCGCAGGCGACCAATACATTGCCCTGGTGCTGCCCGTCCGCATCTTTAAAGTGGAGTTTCAAAAGCGCGGGTTGCAACCCCAAAACCTCTCTCGGGTGGCAGCCGATGCGGGCACGGTCACCTCGCCGCTAGTGCCCTGGAATTCTTGCGGGGCCTTTATGGCGGCAACTCTGGGGGTGTCAACCTTCCTGTATTTGCCCTACTGCATCTTCAATATTGCCAGTCCGCTGTTGTCTTTGGGATACGGCATTACAGGGTTCAAAATCGAAAAGCTGCCTGTCGCTAGGCTGAATGAAACCTAA
- a CDS encoding DUF6325 family protein — translation MPFGPVELICIKFPETAITDDITLKLKDLVDRQTIRIVDILFIRKTASGEVTITELDEMTDVDHSLLDPAIAEISGLISEEDVADIGQRLDTDSFAAVMLFENTWATQLRDAVVQADGQLVLSDRIHHSVIEAVTTVKS, via the coding sequence ATGCCCTTCGGTCCAGTTGAGCTAATCTGCATCAAATTCCCGGAAACCGCCATTACCGACGACATCACCCTCAAGCTCAAAGACTTAGTCGATCGCCAAACTATTCGCATCGTCGACATTTTATTCATCCGCAAAACGGCCAGCGGCGAAGTCACGATCACCGAACTCGACGAAATGACCGATGTCGATCACAGCCTCTTAGACCCCGCTATCGCCGAAATCTCGGGCCTCATTTCCGAAGAAGATGTGGCTGACATTGGGCAACGGCTCGACACCGATTCGTTTGCGGCGGTGATGCTGTTTGAAAATACCTGGGCTACCCAATTGCGCGATGCGGTTGTGCAAGCCGACGGTCAACTCGTACTCAGCGATCGCATTCATCACAGCGTCATCGAAGCTGTTACCACAGTCAAATCCTGA
- a CDS encoding baeRF3 domain-containing protein yields MITRHDLKALQSMVSVPALSILLPTYRHFPDHQKDPIRVKNLVDEARERLSQEFDKRDIEPLLIRLETLVADIDYNHTLDGLALFVSHDVAKKFYLPFPVPERVIIDQTFATRDLLYGMHRMVCYWVFLLSQNATRLIAGTGETLEEVFDDRFPMQMTGPAATEPIPYEADTAYVDDRFRRFFQQVDRAFAAYAQDEPKHLPLILGGVKRQISFFREVSEYKGDIVGTLTGSHDRATLAELTPDIWAIAQTIRQQRHDDALQALDRAMSQQKVVSAIEEVWRLANDGRGQLLLVEKNYHVPAVVTENGGLKTVAEPGGTDVMDDAVDEIIEAVLLKGGEVELMDDGELANHQKIALILRY; encoded by the coding sequence ATGATTACTCGCCATGATTTGAAAGCACTGCAATCGATGGTCAGCGTTCCGGCTCTGTCCATTTTGCTGCCGACCTATCGCCACTTTCCCGACCACCAAAAAGACCCGATCCGGGTCAAAAATCTGGTCGACGAGGCGCGGGAACGACTGAGCCAGGAATTTGATAAACGGGATATTGAGCCCTTGCTGATTCGGCTCGAAACCCTGGTCGCCGACATCGACTACAACCACACGCTGGATGGATTGGCTTTATTCGTTAGCCACGATGTTGCCAAGAAGTTTTATCTGCCCTTCCCGGTTCCTGAGCGGGTCATCATCGATCAGACATTTGCGACGCGCGACCTGCTGTACGGCATGCACCGGATGGTGTGCTATTGGGTATTTTTGCTCAGCCAAAATGCGACCCGACTCATCGCCGGCACTGGGGAAACCCTCGAAGAAGTGTTTGACGATCGCTTTCCGATGCAAATGACGGGGCCTGCGGCGACGGAACCGATTCCCTATGAGGCAGATACCGCCTATGTCGACGATCGCTTTCGTCGGTTTTTCCAACAGGTTGATCGCGCCTTTGCTGCCTACGCCCAAGATGAACCCAAGCATTTACCGCTCATTCTCGGTGGGGTCAAGCGACAAATCTCCTTCTTCCGAGAAGTGTCGGAGTACAAGGGCGATATCGTCGGGACGCTCACCGGCAGCCACGATCGCGCCACCCTGGCAGAACTCACCCCCGACATTTGGGCGATCGCGCAAACCATTCGGCAACAACGCCACGACGACGCCCTGCAAGCCCTCGACCGGGCCATGAGCCAGCAAAAAGTCGTGTCTGCCATCGAGGAAGTGTGGCGATTGGCCAACGACGGCCGCGGCCAACTGCTGCTGGTGGAAAAGAACTACCACGTCCCCGCCGTGGTCACTGAAAACGGCGGCTTGAAAACGGTCGCCGAGCCCGGCGGTACGGACGTCATGGACGATGCGGTGGATGAAATTATCGAAGCCGTTTTGCTCAAAGGCGGCGAGGTCGAACTCATGGATGACGGCGAACTAGCCAACCATCAAAAAATTGCCCTCATCTTGCGATATTGA
- a CDS encoding SHOCT domain-containing protein, whose product MPRNRRSPGLLRSTARTAARTAVIAGTATATSNAVHNRMTPQANQRTMAQPQQAQVAYVPQPVANPVPADAATADLVAQLAQLADLKAAGALTEDEFQQAKNKLLV is encoded by the coding sequence ATGCCCAGAAACCGCCGTAGCCCCGGCCTCCTCCGTAGCACCGCCCGCACTGCCGCTCGCACTGCTGTCATTGCTGGAACCGCTACCGCCACCAGCAACGCCGTCCACAACCGCATGACCCCCCAAGCCAATCAGCGGACCATGGCCCAACCCCAGCAAGCCCAAGTGGCTTACGTTCCTCAACCCGTCGCAAATCCCGTCCCCGCCGATGCCGCCACCGCTGACCTGGTCGCGCAACTGGCCCAACTCGCCGATCTCAAGGCGGCAGGTGCCCTCACCGAAGACGAATTTCAACAGGCTAAAAACAAGCTCTTGGTCTAA